The genomic window CGGGTAGGGGAAATACTCCTCAAAGTTCAGGTCAATCGTTCCGCGAACGTCATCAATGCTCATGTTGGGCATGTTGAGGAGGCGTATTATCGTGTCTCCGCTGGGAAGGCCGATGACTACGGGCTCGCGCAGACGGCCTATGACCTTGTAGAGCTGGGCAAACGCAGTCTCGAGAATGCCGAAGTCCTTTATCGTGTTATTTATCACACAGCCTTCACCGAGCGGAACTGTCTCTTGGCGGAAGATTGTCTGCTCCTCGTCGATCTCGATGAAGCGCAGGCAGTCAGCGTGTATCGCCAGTCCTGCGGAGTTGCGCTGTATCGGGTTCTTCCTTATTGTCAGCGGCATGGCTCAATACCAGAACTCGTGAAATGACTTCACTTTTACGTCGGTGTCCGAACTGTGGACGAGCACCTGATACATCAGGGAGCGTCTGCCGTCATTCGCAGCATCCGTGTGGGGCTCGAAGACCCTGACGAGGTAGTACTTCCCATCGCTGGAAGCGGTCTTGACGGGCGGGAAAATCATCTTGTCGGGATTCTTGACGTTGTTGTCCCATTCTGTGCTGTGCTCCCTGCTTAAATCATCGTCGCTTAGCGTGTAAGCAAGATCGTAGATCACGGCCTTGATGTTGTGGGTGTACGTGGTGTTAGTTACGCTGCGCTTGTCCTCTGAAGCTATCCTCTGCTCGGCGAAAGATAAAACAACGCTGCTGACATTGCGGAAAGATGCCTCGTCCGACAAAACATCCAGCGGACGCAGTCCGTGCTTCTTAACGAGCTCCAGAGCATCACTCAGACGCTTGTCCATAGCAACACGCTGCTGAACTGCATCAACCTGCGCCGTGAGGTTGTCCTGCGAAGTCCGCGCGAAGAAAAACACCTGAGCCATTATCATCATCGCCGCAAGGAAGAACACCAGCACGTTTATCATCGACGCACCCGGCCTCTTCCTGAACTTCCCTGCCCAGTCAGCGGCACAGGTATCCTTGAACCTGCACACCTTGCACAAATCTTTATCCCTCAAAATTTCCGGCAGCCTCCTTAGTGTTATTGTGCTGAATGCCGAGTGAAACAGTCCCGGCAGTCCTGAACGTATCATGTCCTTCACGCTTGAAGGCGAGAACACGTCAGGTTCTTTGTCTCCGTCATCGAGGTAGATTATCTCGACGGAAGGAACAATGCCCGTTATTCTGGCTATCAGCCACGCGTAAACCAAACTCTGTGAGAGCGGAACAGCCAGGTCGCTCTTGCTGTAACCCTTGAACTCGAACAGCCGGGCTTCTGCCTTGTCGGGGTTGAACATCAGCGCGTCGTAGCACCCCCTAACTACGAGCCGGCCTTCTCCGGGAAAATCATACCAGCTTTGCAGCTTCGTTTCCGGCTGAAGGAATACCCTCCTCATGTTCTGTTCTGGGTTTCTGACTAATGAGGGTATCTCAGCAAAAAATTCTGCCATCGCTTTCACCCACACCGTTACGCCACGTGCCGCCGCCATTATCTGTTCTGCTGTGTAGTCCCCTGAGTGTTTCTCGACGAACGGCATGAAGATTTTTCCGCGCACGAACTCTTCAAGCTCTGCTCTGCCCCCCGCGACCGCACGGACTATTCCGGCGTGAAGTGGATTGCGGGAGTCCGAAGCGGCCTCGAAGAACATGCGGGCTATATTCTTGTGGAACATTGAGCCGTATGCGTGTCCGCTTCCCTTGATGCCGACCTTCCACGCGTCCTTCTCGCCCATGTGGATTTTGTAGCCCAGAAGGGCAGGGCATCTCTGGCACAATGCAAGGTCGCTGACGTTTATGCGTAACATCGTTTAGACCAGACCGATCATGATCTCGCCGCTCTTGGACGTGTAAGTCCTGAAACTGTCCCTGCTGTTCTTCAGGAAACCCATAAGCTCCGGGCGGGTTACGCGTATCTTTCTGCGTTCGAGGGCGTTAATAGCCTTGTCGGTTGTCAGCAGCTTCATCGGTGAAGACTTGATGATGCTCATCAGGTTGACCTTGAGGATGTCGGGCTCAATGACGGGCACTTGAGGCGGAACAGCAGGCTCTGTCTGCTTCGGCGCAACGTCGGAGAAGATGCCCGGCAGGAGCTCGAGGCTCGCGGCAAACTCATACAAATCATCAATAGTTGCCGCCCTGTTTCCCGACGACAGGTACAGATCCACATCACCGCCAGCTATCTGGTTCACCAACGCAGTAAGTGCGTACCAGTCAGCGCGTGTATTGTTGTCGAGGATCACGACTTTCCCGCCGAGAGGCTCGAAGATTTCTTGCTGCTCGACAAACTTCTTCCAGCTGGCTTTGTGCGTCCTTGACTCGGTGATGTAGAAGCATACTCCGTCGCTGTACTCCTTCAGGAACTGTACTCCCCTCTTTATCCCTGCCGCCGCAGTAGAATAGTTCTTGGCCGTTATGATGGGGAAGGCGTAGCGTTTGTCCATGAACGTACCTTTCAGCATGATGTATTTTCCGTCTCCAGGTGCCGTCTCGAAACCGTCGTGAGATTCCAGCCAAACCTTCAAGGCTGAAGCAAGGTGCACAGGGTTCGGAAGCCACGCAGCGGGCTTGTCGATGATTCTGGAACGTTCGGTGTCGTAGATGTTGCGAAGTGTCGAGATGATCTCTTCGTCGTCAGTAGTCGTGCCGGAGGTCATTATTATGTGGTCTGCCAGCTTTATGACCATTCGCGGAGAACAGTCGGACACGAGGACGTTATCCATGCGGCTCACAAGCCACTTGTACTTCTCCTCCACTCCTTCCGTGAACGACGCGGCTAACCTGCTTTTCACTAGCTGCCTTGCCTGAGCGGGAGAACAGCTCTTCATCGTCATCTTGTGGTGTTCCAGACGCTGGACAGCCGACGTGTCCAGTTCAGGCCTCAGCAGGTCGTTCCAGAGGTCGGCTCTGGAGAAACACAGCGGAATCATCCCCGAAATGTCATTCATCATGAAGCTGATAGTGTCGCCGAAAACATGGATTAATGCCTTGTCCCTTATCGGCTCAAACTGGTCGAAGCACACCACCATAGAGACCTTTGCGTAGGACAGCATGTACCCCAGAGACAGCATGAATTTCCGCGCTGTCCCCTCACATTCCGCGTCATCCATTGCATGAGGGTTTCTGAGCGGCAGGCCAAGACTCAGCGATTCTTCGTCATCGAGGCCGTCCCTCAGCCACTCGAAGAGCTGTAGCCTCGTCATATCGTCGGAAGTTCCCATGTACAGCAGAATGCACTTGAGAAAATCCTTGTTGATACCGCGCATGTCCTTCATGAGGTAAACCCTGCGATCCAGCTTCGTGAGGTCAGTGAAGCCGTCGTCCTCCCTGTGTTCGCGGTAAGAATCCATCATCCTGCTCAGCAGCATGTCGAACTGTGAATGTCCTCCGCTGTGAGCCTGTTCGAGGCTGAGGAGTATCTCGCTCCAAATATCTTGCGTGATCGTTTTTGGGCTGGTGAAGGCTTTTGCTGTCTTGACTGCCGCGAATATCATCGGCCTTGCATTGTCCCGGAGTCTTCGGAGTATTCGCGCCAGCATATGCGTTTTGCCTGCCCCGGGCTCTCCCAGAATCAGGCCTCCGATGGGCATTTCCGGGTCTCTGCGCTTGTGCAGCAACAACTGTTCTATCTCCTCTGACGTGCTGCTGTTGAGCTGTGCAAGGTCTGAGTTCTTGTTCTCGAACGGTGAAGGCGATGATGATGATATGAACGGGTTGTTCTCCCTGAGCTGTTCAAGTATCGCGGCACTATCTGACATTCCAGGTTACCGTCCCCATGAGGTAATTAAGCTCGTTCACGAAGGAGTCCTGAACCTCGTCAGGGGTCATCAGATGCTCATCGCCTATGTGCATCTGTATTATCTCCTTGTCGCGGAGAGTCTTCAGCATCTGGTCGAACACATCGCGCGGCCAGTTGAGCTTCCTTCTGAGGTCGCATATCCTCACGAAAACTCTGCCCCTGTCCAGTTCATCGAACGCTTCACGGAACTTCCCGCGCGTGTACTCTACCGACTGCTCAGGCAGTTCCTCCGAAGGCTCGTATATGTGTCTGTCGATCTCTGCCGAGAATATCTGCGGCTCAAGTTTCTCGTTGTACAGCGTCTTTATCTTCCCGGTTTCCTCAAGCTCATTGAGGATTGACCTTATGTCCGACCGCGCAAAGGGCTTGAGTACAGCCGCCAGAGCTTTGGGACTGACCGGCTTTGAGGGCGAGAGCTCCGCCAGCACGAGTTCTGCGGGGTCGCAGGGCGTCATCAGGAACTGCGTGCTCCCCTTCCTGCGCAGAACAAACCTGTCCTCAAGAATACCCTCCAGCTTCTTCATCAGTATCTTGACGGGAGTCTTGCTCTTGATGCCCAGCTTGTCCCTGAGATTTGCGCTCATCTGCGAAGCAAGTTTCGACATCGCAATAAACCCCTTGTTCTTGTCCAGTATCGCCTGAATCATGTCAGGTATATTCTTCACGTCATTCGGCATGACTGATCTTGCACCCCTTTACCGTTATTCTGTTAATCGTTGGGAATGGCTATAATTTTATCGCAGTATCATCATATTCACAAAGAAGGCAGGCTCCCCATAATGCATCACGAACCGGTAATGATAACTGAAGTCCTCTCGCTTATCGAAGCCCACCCCCACCAGCGCATACTCGACGGCACTCTCGGGCTCGGCGGCTACTCTCTGGCGTTCCTCGAACACTTCCCCTCATGCTCGGTGCTCGGTGTTGACCGCGACGCACAGGCACTGTCCTTCGCGCGCGAAAGACTCTCTGGTTACGCTGAGAGGTTCAGGGCACTTCACGCAGAGTTCGGGAGCCTCGCAAACTTTGAGGACTGCAGGGACAATGACGTGTATGTCTTCGATCTCGGTGTCTCGAACATGCAGCTGACCCTTCCCGAGCGCGGCTTCTCCTTCCAGAACGACGGCCCGCTGGACATGCGCATGAACCCTTCCTCAGCCTCACCCACCGCCGCAGAACTCCTCAGAGACAGCGACGCTGAGACGTTAGCGCGAATCTTCTGGACTTACGGCGAGGAGCGGCACGCACGCACAATCGCTCAGGCAATCAAGCACTCACGCACTCCCATCACCACAACAGCCGAACTCGTGAGCGTGATACGTTCCGCACTCCCTCAGCCCCTACAGCGGAAGATGGGCACTCACCCCGCACGCAGAGTCTTCCAGGCTCTGAGAATCTACGTCAACGACGAAGCAGGAGAGCTCGAACGCCTCATGAACACGCTCCCTTCTCTTTCCCGCAACGCGCTGGTAATCTTCGTGTCCTATCACTCGCTCGAGGACAGAGTCATCAAGCACACTTTCCGGCAGTGGCAGGCAGACGGCAAAGGCAGAATCATCACGCGTCATCCCCTGACTCCTTCAGACGAAGAGACCGCAGATAACTATAAGGCAAGGAGCGCAAAGCTAAGGGCATTTTGTCTAATTCATGACTAGGTATTTTCTGCAAAGTGTGCTATCATTCTTTCACACCAAAAAAAATTTCATAGAAACCGGGGGCGAAGGGAAGTGCATAAGACTAACACTAACAGCACCGCAAAAATCGGGACAGGCATTAAGTTTTTAGCGGCCTTCATTGTTTGCGTCGGTCTTGTGATCGGTCTCGGGATACTGCGATTTCATGCGGCACGTCTCGCGTATTATCTTGAGTCCATCAATCAGTCCATACAGAATTATTCAGACGAAGAAGTCATTTTGCGCCAGGAACTGTCCGCACTTGTTGCACCAATCAGAATCTACAGCTACTGCCGCGAGAGTCTCGGAATGCAGAAGGTTCTCAAGGCCGAAACCCTACCTGTACGTACACGCTCTACATCGCTTGCCGCCTCAAGAAAAACAACTCCGACCGTCCTTCAAGGCTGGCGGTCAGGGCTGGCTTGGCTGTTTGGACGTTAAACTCTCATGGCAAAGCAGAAATCTTCTCAAGGGGGCGGCAACCCCTGGTCATTGTTCGTACTATTCTTCACGATCATCAGCGTAACACTCGTAGCCCGGCACTGCTACCCTGAAACAAGAGTGCTTCAGCAATCACGGCATCAGTACTGGCGGAAAATCATCCTCAGGTCAACGCGCGGAATAATTCAGGACTCCAGAGGCAACGCACTCGTTATCTCCGAGACAAAGCCGATGTTCGCTGTAGACCCGAGCAAGCTGACTTCCGCAGACCTCGAAGGCCTGGCACAGATACTCTCACCTGACGTAATGGAAAAAGTTTACGCCGCGATGAAGACAACCTCGCAGTTCACGTGGATAGCCCGCAAACCTTCAGAGAGCGAGGCCGAAAAACTCTCCGAGCTCCGCAAGAACAGCCGCGCAATAATTCAGCAGGACGTACCCTACAGAAAATACACCAACAATGGATTGATGGCTCATGTCTTGGGCTTCTGCGACACAGACAACAAGGGTCAGGCAGGCATTGAGCAGGCGTGGGACTCTACGCTCTACAACCCTCCCGGCGAAAAGATAGTAGTCCGAAGGATGGGCAGTCAGACAGCGTCGCTCATGGAGCACACTCAGGAACGCCGGACAGTTACGCCGACAGTAACTTTGACGCTCGACAGCCGGATTCAGTACGTTGTGGAGAAGCACCTCTTCAAGGCCGCGCGGGACAACGGCGCGAAGTGGGCAGTGTGCATCTGCATGAACCCGATGACGGGAGAAGTCCTCTCGATGGCGAGCTACCCGACCTATGACCCGCAGAACCGCAAGACCATCACCGACGAAGCTCTCGTGAATGCCGCCATAAGCATGGGTTACGAGCCCGGCTCGACGTTCAAGCCGATATACATGGCGATAGCGTTGGACAGGGGCATTGTGAGAAGGGACGAGATGTTCTTCTGCCCGGCCAAGCTCAAGGTTGCCGACGGCTTCATCAGGGAGTCGGACGCACGCATAGCACTTGGCCAAGTCGACACAGCACAGCTCCTCGTGAAGTCCTCGAACGTCGGAATGGCACAGATAGGCATACGAGCAAACAACGTGAAGACCTACGAGAGCCTGTCTGCACTGGGTTTCGGGCACGAGACGGACATAGAGCTTCCCGGAGTCTCACGCGGGATTCTTCAGTACCCCGAGAGCTGGCGAGGAATTACCCCCGCGAACATCGCGATAGGTCAGGGGCTTGCTGTTACGCCCCTTCAGCTTGTTACGGCAATGGCGGCTGTCGTGAACGGCGGAAAGCTCATGAGCCCGTACATCGTCAAGGAAGCAGTGAACTCGCTCGGTGAAGTGGTCTACAGGGGAGAACCGAAAGTCATGCGCGAGGTTATGACTCCCGAGACTACGGAGTGGGTACGCAAGGCGATGCGCCGGGTAATCCTCGAAGGCACGGGCAAGAAGGCGGCGACGAAGCTCACGAACGTTGCAGGCAAGACAGGCACTGCGCAGGTTGCGGGCAAAAAGGGCTACGCGGCAGGAAAGTACGTCGGGTCGTTCATCGGTTTCTGGCCGTACGAAGACCCCAAGTACCTCATGCTTATTGCGATAGGCGAACCGTCAAGCGGAAGGTACTACGGCGGCGAGGTAGCTGCTCCCGTGTTCAAAGCAATAGTTGAAGAAATGGCGGAACTCGAATATTATTCATAGCACTAAATCTCCAGCGAAGGCAGGTTAATATTCTTTGAGTACAACATTCGGGGATGTCCTGAAATTCATACAGAGCCGGAATGAGAACACCAAAGCCTGTGTGAGGTCTCAGGACGATTTTTTTGTACAGATTGACGACGTAATTTCGGACAGCAGAGAGGTCAGGCCGGGCACTCTCTTTGCGTGCATAAAGGGCGAAACTTCCGACGGACACGACTACGTCAGAGCCGCAGAGAAAGCCGGAGCTACCGCTCTCCTCTGCGAGCGTGAAGTAGACTCGATTCTGCCGCAGATCGTGGTCTCGAAGGTGAGGGAGTATCTCGGCGACACAGCTTCGTTCGTCTACGCCAACCCGTCAGGAAAGCTCCTCATGGTCGGAGTTACGGGCACTAACGGCAAGACCACGACGACCTACATCATCAGGAGCATACTTCAGGCGGCTGGAATGAAGGTAGGCCTGCTCGGCACAATCATCGAGAGCGACGGAGTAACCGAGAAGGACGCTGACCGCACCACGCCTGAGAGCGCGATTGTTGAACGCCAGCTCGCCCGCATGGTCAGCAACGGATGTTCCGCCTGCGTGATGGAGACTTCATCGCACGGGCTGTATCTGGGAAGGTTGAAGGGTGCGCGCTATGATGTGCCTGTGTTCACGAACCTCTACCCTGAGCATCTGGACTTCCACAAGGACATGGAGCACTACTTTGACGCAAAAACTCTGCTGTTCACGACGTACGCAAAGCCGGGCTTTCTGGGGGCGGCGAATTACGATGACCCGTGGGGCAAAAGGATTCTCGCGCGGTTTCCTGAGAGAGTTCGCGGCTTCGGACTGACCAACGGAGCACAGTTCAGCGTTGTGGGCTCAACAGCAACGCTCGACGGCACGGACTTAGTGATTCAGCGTGAGGGTTTCGGGAGCATCTCGATCACCAGCCCGCTAGTCGGGGACTTCAACATCATGAACACTCTCTGTGCTGTTACGGCAATGACGAGCCGCGTCGATGCAGAAGCCATCATGGAAGGTGTCGCTAACGTCCCGCAGGTTCCAGGCCGCCTAGAGCGCATTGACCTGCCTAACGGAGCATGTGTGTTCGTGGACTTCGCGCACACGCCGTCGGCCTTGAGGAGCGTTCTCGGGACGATACGTAAGCTCTCGGGCAAGGACAGGCGTATCGTGTCGGTGTTCGGGCACGGAGGCGGACGCTACCAGCAGAACAGGCCGGAACTTGGCCGGGCGGCATCAGAGTTCGCGAACGAGATAATCATCACTTCCGACAACGCCCGCAGTGAAGACCCAGCCGACATCGCTAAGGCAATCGCGGAGGGCGCGAGCATTCCTTACAGAATAATCACCGACAGGCCCGAAGCCGTACGCGTCGGCCTCGAGAGCCTTAAGAAGGGGGACATTCTCGTCATTACGGGGAAAGGCCCGGAGAAGTTCATCACCATCAAGGACAAGAAGATACCGTTCAACGACGCTGAGGCAGTGAAGACGTGGAGGGACTCGCAATGAGCAACATGAAGCTGTGTGAGCTTTTTGAGGGAATAGATAGCACGCTGGAATTTCCGAATCACCTTGCGACTGACAGCAGGGACGTGCTTCCCGGCGGTGCGTTTGTTGCGCTGGAAGGCGAGAAGACTGACGGGCACAAGTACATTCCGCAGGCAATAGAGAGGGGAGCAGGGTTATTGATTGTCAGGAAGGGCAAAGCTCCCGAAGGCGTGAACATCCCGGTGATTGAGCTCGACAATCCCGAGCGCGACCTCGCCGCAACTGCCTCACGGAAGCTCAGAGCACGCAATCTTCACGACGTAATAGCGATAACCGGCAGTGTCGGCAAGACCACAACGCGCGCCGCCCTGCAGAAGGTTTTGTCGCCTCACTTCGTCCTTCACGCGCCGGAGAGGAGCTTCAACACCCTCATAGGCTGCACCGCAACGATAATGGCAATGCCGCTCGAGACGGAAATAGTGATTCTGGAGTTCGGGGCAAACAAGCCCGGAGAGATACGCGAGCTCACAGAGTATTTCCCGCCGACAATCGCAGTGCTTACCGCCGTTGCACCTGTTCACCTTGAAGGTTTCGGGAGCGTTGAAGGCGTGCTGAACGAGAAGCTGGAGATAGTTCACTCAACGTCAATCAGCAAGATAATCTACAACCACGACAACGAATATCTTGCGGAGGCTTTCCGTTACGTAGTGAAGTCAATGGGTGTCGGCGAATGGAGAGATTCTGATTTCGTTCTTGCCGTCGACAAATCGGAGTACACGCTTCCTGCGCTGTCGTTCGTGCTGGCTCACAGAGAATCGCAGGAGATTGCGCGCTTCACCGCCAACATCTGGGGCAAACACAACGCAATGCCTCTCGCCCTCGCCGCATCAGTCGGGCACGAGCTCGGGATTGACCTTCAGGAGTCGGCGGATGCTCTCTCTGAGTTCCAGGCACTCGAAGGCAGAGGAAGAGTATTCATCCTCGACAACGGGCACAAGTTCTTAGTTGATGACGCGTACAACGCAAACCCCGCCTCAATGCGCGCATCGCTTGAAACATTCAGCAAGGTAGTGTGCGCTGGGAAAGTTGCAGTGCTCGGCGAGATGCGGGAGCTCGGTGAAGATGCGGCCAAGTATCACGCAGAGCTTGCTCCGCTGTTCGAGGGTATTGACGGCGTGATTCTTGTCGGGGAAATCTGGCGCGAAGCATTCAGCGGGGATTCAGGGTACATTTTCGTCGATGACTGGCAGGAAGCCTTGAAGGCCGTCAACGAGATAACATCATCGCGCGAGATTCAGGGAGTGCTGGTGAAGGGCTCACACAGCATAGGCCTCGAAAACGTCGTGAGGGAATTATGTTCCTGAAGGGATTTATGTTCTTCGCGCTGAGCAACATTCTGCAGTACTTCTGGATAAAGTACCAGAGGCACGAGCACATCACCCAGCAGCAGAAATGGTACGGCGTGAACATAGACAACGAAATCAAGTCAAAGACTCCTTCGATGGGGGGAGTCGTTTTTTTGTGGCTGGGACTTCTCGCGCTCGTGCTCAATCACTCTCTCGACTCGCTGCTTTTCTGGTCGCTGCCGATACTCAGCGGGCTTATCGGGTTCATCGACGACTGGCTGAAATTCAGGACGCACACGAGCGAGGGTTTTTCCAGTCTGGCCAAGCTGAAGCTCCAGCTCCTCCTGTGCGGAGTGTGGGTTGTGCTGGTGTTCCTGCGCGGAAGAATGGGACTCTGGCCGGGAGTGTATGACGGCGGCGGGTGGATTGCGATGCCTCTGGCGTTCCTGATGACTGCCGGGACAATAAACGCAGTGAACATCACCGACGGACTTGACGGCCTCGCGGGCGGGAGCTTCCTCGTGTCGCTGGGAGTGATGCTGATTCTCCTGCCGACAGACGCGCTGAACGCTGATGTGATGATTGAGCTGTTCTTCATGGTCGCGGGCTTCCTGTTCTACAACACGCGGCCGGCAAAAACCTTCATGGGCGACACGGGCTCTCACTTTCTGGGCGGAGCACTGGCGGCGTTGTGCGTGATGAACGGGCGCAGTCTGGCGATAATTCCGGCGGGGTTCATCTTCAGCGTTGAGATGCTGAGCTCGGCGGTACAGATTTTCACGATACGCAAGCTCAACCGCAAAATCTTTCTCATGGCACCTCTGCACCACCATTACCAGAAGAAGGGCATGGACGAGACGGCGGTAACCTTGAGGTTCTGGCTCATACACGCTGTCGGGGCTGTGATGCTGTCGCTGGTGCTTATCGGGCTGTGAGGAAGTACATCCCTGAATAATTATGAATGCTTGTAGAAATTCAGGATTAGGCTTATCATTTACGTGTTCCATGACAATTTCTCATATAAATTATAACGAGGGGGAATATCTTTGCATAAGATACTCGAGAAACGCCAGCTCTCCTACGACAAAGAGAGAGACCAGAGCGTTTTCTACTACAAGGTCGAAGCACCCGAAATCGCCCGCAACCGCAAGGCGGGACAGTTCATCATCTTCCAGATTGACGAGGACTACGGCGAGCGCATACCTCTGACCATCGCCGACGCAAACGCCGAAGAAGGCTGGATCGCAATCGTCTTCCAGACTGTCGGGGCAACAACCCGCCGCTTCTCCATGACCTTCAACGAGGGAGACTATGTACCCGTACTCGTCGGGCCTCTGGGCAAACCCACCCACATCGAGAAGAAGGACGGCATCGTCGTCTGTGTAGGCGGCGGCATCGGCATCGCTCCTCTTCACCCGATAG from Synergistaceae bacterium includes these protein-coding regions:
- a CDS encoding UDP-N-acetylmuramoyl-L-alanyl-D-glutamate--2,6-diaminopimelate ligase, which translates into the protein MSTTFGDVLKFIQSRNENTKACVRSQDDFFVQIDDVISDSREVRPGTLFACIKGETSDGHDYVRAAEKAGATALLCEREVDSILPQIVVSKVREYLGDTASFVYANPSGKLLMVGVTGTNGKTTTTYIIRSILQAAGMKVGLLGTIIESDGVTEKDADRTTPESAIVERQLARMVSNGCSACVMETSSHGLYLGRLKGARYDVPVFTNLYPEHLDFHKDMEHYFDAKTLLFTTYAKPGFLGAANYDDPWGKRILARFPERVRGFGLTNGAQFSVVGSTATLDGTDLVIQREGFGSISITSPLVGDFNIMNTLCAVTAMTSRVDAEAIMEGVANVPQVPGRLERIDLPNGACVFVDFAHTPSALRSVLGTIRKLSGKDRRIVSVFGHGGGRYQQNRPELGRAASEFANEIIITSDNARSEDPADIAKAIAEGASIPYRIITDRPEAVRVGLESLKKGDILVITGKGPEKFITIKDKKIPFNDAEAVKTWRDSQ
- the rsmH gene encoding 16S rRNA (cytosine(1402)-N(4))-methyltransferase RsmH is translated as MMHHEPVMITEVLSLIEAHPHQRILDGTLGLGGYSLAFLEHFPSCSVLGVDRDAQALSFARERLSGYAERFRALHAEFGSLANFEDCRDNDVYVFDLGVSNMQLTLPERGFSFQNDGPLDMRMNPSSASPTAAELLRDSDAETLARIFWTYGEERHARTIAQAIKHSRTPITTTAELVSVIRSALPQPLQRKMGTHPARRVFQALRIYVNDEAGELERLMNTLPSLSRNALVIFVSYHSLEDRVIKHTFRQWQADGKGRIITRHPLTPSDEETADNYKARSAKLRAFCLIHD
- a CDS encoding penicillin-binding protein 2 gives rise to the protein MFVLFFTIISVTLVARHCYPETRVLQQSRHQYWRKIILRSTRGIIQDSRGNALVISETKPMFAVDPSKLTSADLEGLAQILSPDVMEKVYAAMKTTSQFTWIARKPSESEAEKLSELRKNSRAIIQQDVPYRKYTNNGLMAHVLGFCDTDNKGQAGIEQAWDSTLYNPPGEKIVVRRMGSQTASLMEHTQERRTVTPTVTLTLDSRIQYVVEKHLFKAARDNGAKWAVCICMNPMTGEVLSMASYPTYDPQNRKTITDEALVNAAISMGYEPGSTFKPIYMAIALDRGIVRRDEMFFCPAKLKVADGFIRESDARIALGQVDTAQLLVKSSNVGMAQIGIRANNVKTYESLSALGFGHETDIELPGVSRGILQYPESWRGITPANIAIGQGLAVTPLQLVTAMAAVVNGGKLMSPYIVKEAVNSLGEVVYRGEPKVMREVMTPETTEWVRKAMRRVILEGTGKKAATKLTNVAGKTGTAQVAGKKGYAAGKYVGSFIGFWPYEDPKYLMLIAIGEPSSGRYYGGEVAAPVFKAIVEEMAELEYYS
- a CDS encoding phospho-N-acetylmuramoyl-pentapeptide-transferase — encoded protein: MFLKGFMFFALSNILQYFWIKYQRHEHITQQQKWYGVNIDNEIKSKTPSMGGVVFLWLGLLALVLNHSLDSLLFWSLPILSGLIGFIDDWLKFRTHTSEGFSSLAKLKLQLLLCGVWVVLVFLRGRMGLWPGVYDGGGWIAMPLAFLMTAGTINAVNITDGLDGLAGGSFLVSLGVMLILLPTDALNADVMIELFFMVAGFLFYNTRPAKTFMGDTGSHFLGGALAALCVMNGRSLAIIPAGFIFSVEMLSSAVQIFTIRKLNRKIFLMAPLHHHYQKKGMDETAVTLRFWLIHAVGAVMLSLVLIGL
- a CDS encoding ATP-binding protein, producing the protein MSDSAAILEQLRENNPFISSSSPSPFENKNSDLAQLNSSTSEEIEQLLLHKRRDPEMPIGGLILGEPGAGKTHMLARILRRLRDNARPMIFAAVKTAKAFTSPKTITQDIWSEILLSLEQAHSGGHSQFDMLLSRMMDSYREHREDDGFTDLTKLDRRVYLMKDMRGINKDFLKCILLYMGTSDDMTRLQLFEWLRDGLDDEESLSLGLPLRNPHAMDDAECEGTARKFMLSLGYMLSYAKVSMVVCFDQFEPIRDKALIHVFGDTISFMMNDISGMIPLCFSRADLWNDLLRPELDTSAVQRLEHHKMTMKSCSPAQARQLVKSRLAASFTEGVEEKYKWLVSRMDNVLVSDCSPRMVIKLADHIIMTSGTTTDDEEIISTLRNIYDTERSRIIDKPAAWLPNPVHLASALKVWLESHDGFETAPGDGKYIMLKGTFMDKRYAFPIITAKNYSTAAAGIKRGVQFLKEYSDGVCFYITESRTHKASWKKFVEQQEIFEPLGGKVVILDNNTRADWYALTALVNQIAGGDVDLYLSSGNRAATIDDLYEFAASLELLPGIFSDVAPKQTEPAVPPQVPVIEPDILKVNLMSIIKSSPMKLLTTDKAINALERRKIRVTRPELMGFLKNSRDSFRTYTSKSGEIMIGLV
- a CDS encoding UDP-N-acetylmuramoyl-tripeptide--D-alanyl-D-alanine ligase, translated to MSNMKLCELFEGIDSTLEFPNHLATDSRDVLPGGAFVALEGEKTDGHKYIPQAIERGAGLLIVRKGKAPEGVNIPVIELDNPERDLAATASRKLRARNLHDVIAITGSVGKTTTRAALQKVLSPHFVLHAPERSFNTLIGCTATIMAMPLETEIVILEFGANKPGEIRELTEYFPPTIAVLTAVAPVHLEGFGSVEGVLNEKLEIVHSTSISKIIYNHDNEYLAEAFRYVVKSMGVGEWRDSDFVLAVDKSEYTLPALSFVLAHRESQEIARFTANIWGKHNAMPLALAASVGHELGIDLQESADALSEFQALEGRGRVFILDNGHKFLVDDAYNANPASMRASLETFSKVVCAGKVAVLGEMRELGEDAAKYHAELAPLFEGIDGVILVGEIWREAFSGDSGYIFVDDWQEALKAVNEITSSREIQGVLVKGSHSIGLENVVRELCS